Proteins encoded together in one Marispirochaeta sp. window:
- the lgt gene encoding prolipoprotein diacylglyceryl transferase: MTLPLAYLQFPDWVSPVLIPGLPFRWYGLMYLFAFGTAYLLVRYQVRREEPALSVDTVADLFFWIILGLLLGGRLVSTLIYDTSGIYWTKPWLIFWPFDESMRFVGLQGMSYHGGLVGGFIGGVLFCRRRGLSPWLWADRLALAVPLGYTFGRLGNFINAELYGRVSGAPWAMVFPGAEKFPLSVNWVAVMARDLGLSSEGSVNLPRHPSQLYEAFGEGVLLWLLLWFVVRKRKSFNGFIMGWYLIGYGAVRFVIEYFRQPDSNLGFILELGPAHSIYQTGSFLNFTLGQVLCTLMILGGIIILALTNRRAR; encoded by the coding sequence ATGACGCTTCCCCTTGCATATTTACAGTTCCCTGACTGGGTATCTCCGGTCCTTATTCCTGGTCTGCCTTTTCGCTGGTACGGTCTTATGTATCTCTTTGCCTTTGGTACCGCGTATCTGCTGGTGCGGTATCAGGTCCGACGGGAAGAGCCGGCGCTCTCCGTCGATACTGTGGCGGACCTCTTTTTCTGGATAATTCTCGGACTTCTGCTGGGAGGACGGCTGGTATCGACTCTGATTTATGACACCTCCGGGATCTACTGGACAAAACCCTGGCTGATTTTCTGGCCTTTCGATGAGTCCATGCGTTTTGTGGGGCTGCAGGGAATGTCGTATCACGGCGGTCTTGTGGGGGGATTCATTGGCGGTGTTCTTTTCTGCCGGCGAAGGGGTCTTTCTCCCTGGCTTTGGGCCGACCGTCTTGCCCTTGCTGTCCCGCTGGGCTACACCTTCGGCCGGTTGGGAAACTTTATTAACGCCGAACTCTACGGACGGGTAAGCGGCGCTCCATGGGCCATGGTTTTTCCTGGTGCCGAGAAGTTTCCACTTTCCGTTAACTGGGTGGCCGTCATGGCCCGGGATCTGGGCTTGAGCTCAGAGGGATCGGTTAATCTGCCCCGGCATCCTAGTCAGCTTTACGAGGCTTTTGGTGAGGGAGTTCTCCTTTGGCTGCTTCTCTGGTTTGTTGTCCGGAAAAGAAAGAGTTTTAACGGTTTCATTATGGGATGGTATCTGATCGGCTATGGGGCGGTCCGCTTTGTGATCGAGTATTTCCGGCAGCCCGACAGCAATCTGGGTTTTATCCTGGAACTGGGGCCCGCCCATTCCATCTATCAGACCGGGAGTTTTCTGAATTTTACCCTGGGCCAGGTTTTATGCACCCTTATGATTCTCGGTGGTATCATTATACTGGCCCTGACAAACAGAAGAGCCCGATAA